The Oryzias latipes chromosome 4, ASM223467v1 genome includes a window with the following:
- the LOC105353959 gene encoding ceruloplasmin-like, with the protein MHRFCVRTVLLFLSSTICVPAIKREHFIQIEEVHWNYAPSGMNLIQNRTIDEDEEASIFLKRGPQRIGAVYKKAIYKEYTDATYCKEMLKPDWLGYMGPLLMAEEGDTVVIHLKNLASRPYTVHPHGLAYTKGKEGALYPDGTGPMLKEDDAVPPGKVFSYEWILTKTHSPTSDDSNCVTRLYHSHLNTVKDINSGLVGPLIICKKGTLDACGDKYANQAFTVMFLVSDENMSWYIDDNIKKFVSDPTEGLKDDPNFIESNKMHAINGFMYGNLPGLNMCQGNRVNWYTIGFGNEVDMHSVHFHGQILTALNHHTDTISLFPAYSVTAKMVAQSPGLWLLACNVNDHFVAGMQAFFKIFNCYPNVHETKPAYKLREYFIAAQEQVWNYAPNFPKESEAQTFVSNGPDRIGSSYKKVRYVEYTDSSFRKKMQWSSEQEHLGILGPVLRAEEGDIIRVVFKNKASRPYSIQAHGVQYTIDQDGTLYNNRYKGNGTPMPASFVRPRTVHTYEWTVPHGAGPVKGESDCLTYLYYSAVDSVKDTSSGLVGPLLICRPGSLERGMQKKYNKEFHLMATVFDENLSWYLDDNIQTFTTSPRTVNKEDESFMMSNKMHAINGFVFNNLPGLRMCKGDKVSWHLSALGSETDIISLYFQGNRFIYRQNRQDTISVFPHISHTVTMEPDSIGQFEVVSATLDHYRYGMRANYIVEGSHSYRRHNNGIIHSRKYFIAAVETEWDFSPSRAFEAEMYKGANNPAIIFVDRQTGFIGSRYKKVVYRQFTDCTFTKEVKRGDDMKHLGIMGPIINAFVGEKVEIVFKNMASRPYSIHAHGVKTDYPHVYETKPGEIHSYTWYITKNTGPTPKQEPCIASAYYSTVDVTKDLNSGLIGPLVICRGWNRIFRLKKDVKEFATLFFIFDENDSWYLDDNIRIYIRNPQPNLKSDANFLESNKMHAINGYVYGNLHLCMEVGDEVYWHIMAMGNIVDIHTVHWHGHSVEYKLGGNHYRTDVYELVPATFQTTKMHPVYPGSWLFHCHVHDHIKAGMEAIYTVLEKRKGPPKY; encoded by the exons atgcacaGGTTCTGTGTGAGAACTGTGTTATTGTTCCTTTCCTCAACCATCTGTGTTCCTGCCATAAAAAGAGAGCATTTTATACAGATAGAAGAGGTGCACTGGAACTACGCACCCAGTGGGATGAATCTTATTCAAAATCGAACCATCGATGAGGATGA AGAGGCCTCAATTTTTCTGAAAAGAGGTCCCCAAAGAATTGGTGCGGTCTACAAGAAAGCTATCTACAAGGAGTACACTGACGCCACCTACTGTAAAGAGATGTTAAAGCCTGATTGGCTTGGTTACATGGGCCCATTGTTGATGGCTGAGGAGGGAGACACAGTTGTAATCCATCTGAAAAATTTAGCATCCAGACCTTACACTGTCCACCCGCATGGACTGGCTTACACCAAAGGCAAAGAGG GAGCCTTGTATCCAGATGGAACCGGCCCGATGCTGAAGGAGGATGATGCAGTGCCTCCTGGAAAAGTCTTTAGCTACGAGTGGATCCTTACAAAAACCCACAGTCCAACAAGTGATGACAGTAACTGTGTGACCAGGCTTTATCACTCTCATTTGAACACAGTAAAGGACATCAACTCAGGATTAGTTGGACCTCTCATTATCTGTAAAAAAG GAACTCTGGATGCATGTGGTGACAAATATGCAAACCAAGCCTTCACTGTGATGTTCCTGGTGTCAGATGAAAACATGAGCTGGTACATTGAcgacaacataaaaaaatttgtCTCAGATCCTACTGAGGGCTTGAAAGACGATCCGAATTTTATCGAGAGTAATAAAATGCACG CTATCAATGGTTTTATGTATGGTAACCTACCCGGACTAAACATGTGCCAAGGCAACAGGGTAAACTGGTACACTATTGGCTTCGGCAATGAG GTGGACATGCATTCAGTTCATTTCCACGGTCAGATCCTGACTGCTCTGAACCACCACACAGACACGATCAGTCTGTTCCCGGCCTATAGCGTCACAGCCAAAATGGTTGCACAAAGCCCTGGACTCTGGCTGCTGGCCTGCAACGTCAATGATCATTTCGTAG CTGGAATGCAGGCTTTCTTTAAGATCTTCAATTGTTATCCTAATGTTCATGAGACAAAGCCAGCCTACAAACTGAGAGAATACTTCATCGCTGCTCAGGAGCAAGTCTGGAACTATGCTCCTAATTTTCCAAAGGAAAG TGAGGCACAGACATTTGTGAGCAACGGTCCAGACCGCATAGGAAGCAGCTACAAGAAGGTTCGCTATGTGGAATACACCGACAGCAGCTTTAGAAAGAAGATGCAATGGAGCTCGGAACAGGAACACCTAGGAATTTTGG GTCCTGTTCTGCGAGCTGAGGAGGGAGACATCATCAGGGTTGTGTTCAAAAACAAAGCCAGCCGGCCGTACTCGATTCAGGCCCATGGGGTGCAGTACACAATAGATCAGGACGGAACACTCTACAACAACAGATATAAAG GGAACGGGACTCCAATGCCAGCTTCTTTTGTCAGACCTAGGACAGTGCACACCTACGAGTGGACGGTGCCACACGGTGCAGGACCTGTGAAGGGAGAATCTGACTGTCTGACATACCTGTACTACTCTGCTGTCGACTCAGTTAAGGACACCAGCTCCGGTCTGGTGGGACCTCTTCTTATCTGTCGGCCTGGATCTCTGGAAAGAGGGATGCAG aaaaaatataacaaagaGTTTCACCTCATGGCCACAGTGTTTGATGAGAACCTCAGCTGGTATCTTGATGACAACATTCAGACTTTCACCACATCTCCTCGGACAGTTAACAAGGAAGATGAAAGTTTCATGATGAGCAATAAGATGCACG cAATCAATGGGTTTGTGTTTAACAACTTACCTGGCCTAAGGATGTGTAAAGGGGACAAAGTCTCTTGGCACCTGTCGGCGCTGGGATCAGAGACGGACatcatcagcctttatttcCAGGGCAACCGTTTCATCTACCGGCAGAACAGACAAGACACCATCAGCGTTTTCCCTCACATCTCACACACCGTCACCATGGAGCCGGACAGCATAG gCCAGTTTGAAGTGGTGTCTGCCACATTGGACCACTATCGCTATGGGATGCGAGCCAACTACATTGTGGAGGGGAGTCATTCGTATCGGCGCCACAACAATGGGATAATTCACTCAAGAAAATACTTCATTGCTGCTGTAGAAACAGAATGGGACTTCTCTCCAAGCCGTGCCTTTGAAGCAGAAATGTACAAGGGTGCAAATAA tcctGCCATAATCTTTGTGGATCGACAAACTGGATTCATAGGATCCCGTTACAAAAAGGTTGTTTACCGGCAGTTTACCGATTGCACGTTTACTAAAGAAGTGAAACGAGGAGATGATATGAAGCATCTTGGCATCATGG GTCCAATAATTAATGCTTTTGTTGGTGAAaaagttgaaattgtttttaagaATATGGCATCCAGACCATATTCTATCCATGCACATGGAGTCAAGACAGATTACCCCCATGTATATGAAACAAAACCAG GTGAAATTCATTCATACACCTGGTACATTACCAAAAATACAGGACCGACCCCTAAACAGGAGCCATGCATTGCTTCAGCGTACTACTCCACTGTTGATGTCACAAAG GACCTCAACAGTGGACTGATTGGTCCACTGGTTATCTGCCGTGGCTGGAATAG GATTTTTCGACTAAAGAAAGACGTGAAAGAGTTTGCAACActgttcttcatctttgatgAGAACGACAGCTG GTATCTGGATGATAACATCAGAATCTACATCAGAAACCCTCAACCAAACTTAAAAAGTGATGCAAACTTTTTGGAAAGCAACAAAATGCATG cCATCAATGGTTATGTTTACGGTAACCTTCACTTGTGCATGGAAGTTGGTGATGAGGTTTACTGGCATATCATGGCAATGGGCAACATAGTGGACATACACACAGTACACTGGCATGGCCACAGTGTTGAATATAAG TTGGGAGGAAATCACTACCGCACTGATGTCTATGAG
- the LOC101171566 gene encoding ceruloplasmin, whose translation MHRFVIRTALLFCCTAMCVSGMRREYFLRIEEVTWNYAPSGMNLIQNQTLQEDEEAAVFLKKGPQRIGSTYKKAVYKQYSDATYRTEVVKPNWLGYLGPVLMAEEGDTVIVNLKNSASRPYSIHPHGLNYSKGSEGALYPDGTSHLLKQDDSVPPGRTVIYEWTLPESHSPTADDNNCMTRFYHSHVNAVNDISSGLIGPLLICKRGTLDVHGDRSADYTYALLFMVTDENFSWYLDENIRTHITNPVGNLKQDEDFIESNKMHGINGFLYGNLPGLSMCQGNKIQWHMIGLGNEVDMHSVHFHGQILTVLKHHTDSVSLFPASSFTAEMVADNPGHWLLACNVNDHLMAGMQALFEIKKCFPNVHKPRPHGELRQFFIAAEEEVWDYAPTVPSDGEAQTFVTKGQNRIGSRYKKVRYVEYTDNSFMTKMLRSPEEQHLGILGPVLRAEEKDTIRVVFKNKASRPYSIQPHGVQYSIEQDGTRYFNELEESYTEKKLRELKKQPRVVTPPPAALVRPGTVYTYEWTVPEGAGPVEGESDCLTYLYYSAVDPVKDTSSGLVGPLLICRPKSLKKGIQKNFNKEFHLMATVFDENLSWYLDDNIQTFTTAPKTVKKEDDGFMESNKMHAINGFVFKNLPGLTMCKGDKVSWHLSALGSETDIISLYFQGNRFIYRQNRRDTISVFPHISHTVTMEPDSMGQFEVVSATLDHYRNGMRANYTVEKCSLFQRQSEVMLHSKTYYIAAVEIDWDYSPNRTWEAEMFRDQGMNPAPAFVDPQGGLIGSRYKKVVYRQYTNEKFTKPVERTPDMEHLGIMGPMIHANIGDKVKIVFKNMASRPYSIHAHGIKTESPSVQETKAGETNTYTWYINKNTGPTTEQEECSVSAYYSTVDVTKDLYSGLIGPLVICRRSWARSFGLKKEVEELALLFLVFDENESWYLDENIRRFIRNPRPNIKDNEDFIESNKMHAINGYVYGNLHLYMEAGDKVYWYLMAMGNEVDLHTVHWHGHSVEYKLGGNRHRIDSYELFPATFQTVKMRPQYPGTWLVHCHVTDHIKAGMEALYTVTEKAQRSGMFG comes from the exons agAAGCGGCAGTCTTTTTGAAAAAGGGCCCTCAGCGAATCGGCTCCACCTACAAGAAAGCAGTTTACAAACAGTACAGTGACGCCACCTACAGAACAGAGGTGGTAAAACCAAACTGGTTGGGCTACCTAGGCCCAGTGCTGATGGCCGAGGAGGGGGACACAGTGATTGTCAATCTCAAAAACTCAGCATCCAGACCTTACAGTATTCACCCACACGGACTGAACTACAGTAAAGGCAGCGAGG GAGCCCTATATCCAGATGGAACAAGTCATCTACTGAAACAAGACGACTCTGTGCCCCCTGGTAGAACTGTGATCTATGAGTGGACCCTCCCAGAATCTCACAGTCCAACAGCTGATGACAATAACTGCATGACCCGGTTCTACCACTCACATGTGAACGCAGTAAACGACATCAGCTCGGGACTCATAGGACCCCTTCTCATCTGTAAAAGAG GAACTCTGGATGTACATGGAGACAGATCTGCAGACTACACCTACGCTTTACTGTTCATGGTGACAGATGAAAACTTCAGCTGGTATCTCGATGAAAACATCAGGACACACATCACCAACCCTGTTGGGAACCTGAAGCAAGATGAAGATTTCATCGAGAGCAATAAGATGCACG GAATAAATGGTTTTCTGTATGGCAATCTGCCTGGACTGAGCATGTGCCAAGGTAACAAGATTCAATGGCACATGATAGGTTTAGGCAATGAG GTGGACATGCATTCAGTTCATTTCCATGGTCAGATCCTGACGGTCCTGAAACACCACACAGACTCGGTCAGCCTGTTCCCGGCCTCTAGTTTTACAGCGGAAATGGTTGCAGACAATCCAGGACACTGGCTGCTGGCTTGCAACGTCAATGACCATCTAATGG CTGGAATGCAGGCTCTATTTGAGATCAAGAAGTGCTTTCCCAATGTCCATAAGCCAAGGCCTCACGGTGAGCTCAGACAGTTCTTTATTGCTGCTGAAGAGGAGGTCTGGGACTACGCTCCTACAGTGCCAAGTGACGG TGAGGCACAGACATTTGTGACCAAAGGTCAAAACCGCATTGGAAGCCGCTACAAGAAGGTTCGCTATGTGGAATACACTGACAACAGCTTCATGACAAAGATGCTACGCAGCCCAGAGGAGCAACATCTGGGAATTTTGG GTCCAGTTCTGCGCGCTGAAGAAAAAGACACCATCCGCGTTGTTTTTAAGAACAAAGCCAGCCGGCCGTATTCAATACAGCCCCACGGAGTGCAGTACAGCATAGAACAGGACGGGACTCGCTACTTCAATGAGCTTGAAg AGTCGTACACAGAAAAGAAACTGAGGGAGctgaaaaaacaaccaa GGGTGGTGACTCCTCCACCAGCGGCTTTGGTCAGACCTGGGACAGTGTATACCTACGAGTGGACGGTGCCTGAGGGTGCGGGACCTGTGGAGGGAGAATCTGACTGTCTGACATACCTGTACTACTCTGCTGTCGACCCGGTCAAAGACACCAGCTCCGGTCTGGTGGGACCTCTTCTCATCTGTCGACCAAAATCTCTGAAGAAAGGAATACAG AAAAACTTCAACAAAGAGTTTCACCTCATGGCCACAGTGTTTGATGAGAACCTCAGCTGGTATCTTGATGACAACATTCAGACTTTTACCACTGCTCCCAAGACTGTCAAAAAAGAGGATGATGGCTTCATGGAGAGCAATAAGATGCACG cAATCAATgggtttgtgtttaaaaacttaCCTGGCCTGACAATGTGTAAAGGGGACAAAGTCTCTTGGCACCTGTCGGCGCTGGGATCAGAGACGGACatcatcagcctttatttcCAGGGCAACCGTTTCATCTACCGGCAGAACAGACGAGACACCATCAGCGTTTTCCCTCACATCTCACACACCGTCACTATGGAGCCAGACAGCATGG gtCAGTTTGAAGTGGTGTCCGCCACACTGGACCATTATCGGAATGGTATGCGAGCCAACTACACTGTGGAGAAATGTAGTCTGTTTCAGCGCCAGAGTGAGGTGATGCTCCATTCAAAAACGTACTACATCGCTGCTGTGGAGATCGACTGGGACTACTCTCCAAACCGCACCTGGGAGGCAGAGATGTTCAGGGATCAAGGAATGAA tcCCGCCCCCGCTTTCGTTGATCCACAAGGAGGACTCATAGGTTCCCGTTACAAAAAGGTTGTATACCGACAGTACACCAACGAGAAGTTCACAAAACCAGTGGAAAGAACACCTGATATGGAGCACCTCGGCATCATGG GTCCGATGATTCATGCTAATATTGGGGACAAagtgaaaatagtttttaagaaTATGGCATCCAGACCTTATTCCATCCACGCCCATGGAATCAAGACAGAGTCGCCCAGTGTCCAAGAAACAAAAGCAG GTGAAACCAACACATATACATGGTACATCAACAAGAACACAGGACCAACCACAGAGCAGGAAGAGTGTTCTGTGTCAGCGTACTACTCCACTGTAGATGTCACAAAG GACCTTTACAGTGGGCTGATTGGTCCACTGGTGATCTGCCGTCGAAGCTGGGCCAG GTCCTTCGGACTAAAGAAGGAAGTGGAGGAGTTAGCACTGCTTTTCTTagtttttgatgaaaatgaaagtTG GTATCTTGATGAAAACATTAGAAGATTCATCAGAAACCCTCGACCAAATATAAAGGACAATGAGGACTTTATTGAGAGCAATAAGATGCACG ccATTAATGGTTATGTGTATGGCAACCTGCATTTGTACATGGAGGCTGGTGACAAAGTGTATTGGTACCTGATGGCAATGGGCAATGAGGTGGACTTGCACACTGTTCATTGGCATGGTCACAGTGTGGAATATAAg CTTGGAGGAAACCGCCATCGTATTGATTCATACGAATTGTTTCCAGCCACATTTCAG ACGGTAAAAATGCGACCTCAGTATCCTGGTACCTGGCTGGTCCACTGCCATGTTACCGACCACATTAAAGCTGGAATGGAAGCCCTGTACACTGTCACTGAAAAAG CACAACGAAGTGGAATGTTTGGCTGA